A window of Oncorhynchus kisutch isolate 150728-3 linkage group LG10, Okis_V2, whole genome shotgun sequence contains these coding sequences:
- the LOC109898022 gene encoding ras-like protein family member 11B has protein sequence MRLIQNMSTIAEFATPECPSNGNIKIAVIGGSGVGKTALVVRFLTRRFIGDYERNAGNLYSREVQVDGGEQVAIQVQDTPGVDLTGNGLSIPDHVTCSIQWADAVVLVYSVTDRHSFDLIGQLHQLVARAGRANVPPVILLANKADLLHMRRVDAEQGPLLAAALGCSFYEVSASEDYSQVHGAFHRLCCHMAKQQPTASMSSHTTSSGVAEKKGRSPLIPRPKSPNMQDLKRRFKQALSAKVRTVTSV, from the exons ATGCGTCTGATCCAGAACATGTCAACCATCGCGGAGTTTGCGACCCCAGAGTGCCCGTCCAACGGGAACATCAAAATAGCGGTGATTGGGGGCAGCGGAGTTGGCAAAACAG CTCTGGTAGTAAGATTTCTAACAAGGCGCTTCATCGGGGACTACGAGAGAAACGCAGGAAACCTTTATTCAAGAGAGGTCCAGGTGGACGGAGGAGAGCAAGTAGCCATCCAAGTCCAGGACACGCCGGGTGTTGAT CTGACCGGTAACGGCCTCAGCATCCCTGATCATGTGACCTGCTCCATCCAATGGGCCGACGCCGTGGTGCTGGTCTACTCTGTGACCGACCGCCATAGCTTTGATCTGATTGGCCAGTTGCACCAGCTGGTGGCCCGAGCGGGTAGGGCCAACGTGCCACCCGTCATCCTGCTGGCCAATAAGGCGGACCTGCTGCACATGAGGCGGGTGGATGCCGAACAGGGCCCCCTGCTGGCGGCAGCGCTGGGCTGCTCCTTCTACGAGGTGTCAGCCAGCGAAGACTACAGCCAGGTACATGGGGCCTTCCATAGGCTGTGCTGCCACATGGCCAAACAGCAGCCCACAGCCTCTATGTCCTCCCACACCACCTCCAGCGGAGTGGCTGAGAAGAAGGGACGCTCACCCCTTATCCCCAGGCCCAAGTCCCCCAACATGCAGGACCTGAAGAGGCGCTTCAAGCAGGCCCTGTCTGCTAAAGTCAGGACtgtcacctctgtgtga